A window of Halobacillus naozhouensis genomic DNA:
GATGTTTTTGAAGAAACTCCTGCAAGGCGTTCTTGGCTACGGCATAGGTTCAATTCTGTTATTAATGGTAATTGTTGCTGCTGCCCTCGCTCTCCTGCTGCGTTTCACAACCATTGACATTGATACACTCAACCAAATCTCTTTAGTAGCCGGCTTGACCATCCTGGCCTTTGGCGGACTTATTGCCGCTTATAAAGCAGAACAAAAAGGGTGGCTGTCTGGTATTTTAACAGGACTTATTTTCGTATTAGCTATGATTGGATTTCAATTAATCTTTGAGAATTCATGGGTATCTCTTACCCAGCTCAGCTATTTTGGCGGGCTTGTTATTGCAGCTTTATTAGGAGGAATGATCGGAGTTAATATGCCGAGAAGTACAACCGGAAAGAAATAAATGCAAATCTGTCTAACATCAATTTAAAGGATAAATAAAAAAAATCCCGCCGCTTGCGGGATTCTTTCCATTAATCTTGATTTAGTTTCTCACGTATAGAGGAACGGTCAAACTTCATTTGTGTGCCATCCTGTGCGCTAACGATTAATGTAGCTTCATCCAACGCATGGATTGTCCCATGGAGACCTCCAATGGTGATGATTCT
This region includes:
- a CDS encoding TIGR04086 family membrane protein, translated to MKKLLQGVLGYGIGSILLLMVIVAAALALLLRFTTIDIDTLNQISLVAGLTILAFGGLIAAYKAEQKGWLSGILTGLIFVLAMIGFQLIFENSWVSLTQLSYFGGLVIAALLGGMIGVNMPRSTTGKK
- the yajC gene encoding preprotein translocase subunit YajC, which codes for MDTLVGLLPIILMFVIFYFLLIRPQQKKQKKVQQMQTELQKGDRIITIGGLHGTIHALDEATLIVSAQDGTQMKFDRSSIREKLNQD